Proteins found in one Amycolatopsis umgeniensis genomic segment:
- a CDS encoding rhomboid family intramembrane serine protease, with protein MTTASNLPRSGQQDAEAMIAEAKKAFWVMVGLLVVIWAVQIFNALDGYAVFETGARARDISTLPAILFAPFIHTGWEHIEGNSGPLFIFGFLAAYRGVKKFFGVTLLIAMASGLGAWFLSPSGLIGFGASGLVMGFFGYVLVRGIFDRHKIDIVIGLVMALCFAYQFASLFPQNELVSWQAHLFGFLGGLVGGWVFRDRRPKPEVTAPAFPTVPLTPPDTLK; from the coding sequence ATGACGACTGCTTCGAACCTGCCCAGATCCGGGCAGCAGGACGCCGAGGCGATGATCGCCGAGGCCAAGAAGGCCTTCTGGGTCATGGTCGGCTTGCTCGTGGTGATCTGGGCGGTCCAGATCTTCAACGCGCTGGACGGATACGCGGTCTTCGAGACCGGGGCACGGGCGCGGGACATCAGCACGCTGCCCGCCATTCTCTTCGCGCCCTTCATCCACACCGGCTGGGAGCACATCGAGGGCAATTCGGGCCCGCTGTTCATCTTCGGCTTCCTCGCCGCGTATCGCGGGGTGAAGAAGTTCTTCGGCGTCACACTGCTGATCGCCATGGCGAGCGGCCTCGGCGCCTGGTTCCTCTCGCCCTCCGGTCTGATCGGCTTCGGCGCGAGTGGCCTCGTGATGGGCTTCTTCGGGTACGTCCTGGTGCGCGGGATCTTCGACCGCCACAAGATCGACATCGTCATCGGGCTGGTGATGGCGCTGTGCTTCGCCTACCAGTTCGCCAGCCTGTTCCCTCAGAACGAGCTCGTGAGCTGGCAGGCGCATCTCTTCGGCTTCCTCGGCGGTCTGGTCGGCGGCTGGGTGTTCCGGGACCGCCGTCCCAAACCCGAGGTCACCGCGCCCGCCTTCCCCACCGTCCCGCTGACGCCGCCCGACACCCTCAAGTAG
- a CDS encoding TlpA family protein disulfide reductase: MKRMLAAMAVLLLVVTGCTTGKDAVVTGGTFNFVSPGGKVDITYDVADRQQSPTLSGDDLMNEGKQLSIAEFPGKVIVLNLWGQWCGPCRVEAPEMQKVYDQTKASGVQVVGIDLRDNDRAPAQDFVRDRKLTYPSIYDPAGRTLLQLSGYPRNIIPSTIVLDKQHRVAAVFLRDLLASDLLPVVERLVAEPA; encoded by the coding sequence ATGAAGCGGATGCTGGCGGCCATGGCGGTGCTGTTGCTCGTCGTCACGGGCTGCACCACCGGCAAGGACGCCGTCGTCACCGGCGGCACGTTCAACTTCGTGTCGCCGGGCGGGAAGGTCGACATCACCTACGACGTCGCCGATCGCCAGCAGTCGCCGACGCTGTCCGGCGACGACCTCATGAACGAGGGCAAGCAGCTCTCGATCGCCGAGTTCCCCGGCAAGGTCATCGTGCTGAACCTGTGGGGCCAGTGGTGCGGTCCTTGCCGCGTCGAGGCGCCTGAGATGCAGAAGGTCTACGACCAGACCAAGGCGTCCGGTGTCCAGGTGGTCGGCATCGACCTGCGTGACAACGACCGGGCACCGGCGCAGGACTTCGTGCGCGACCGGAAGCTGACGTACCCGTCGATCTACGACCCGGCCGGGCGGACGCTGCTGCAGCTCTCGGGCTATCCGCGCAACATCATCCCGTCGACGATCGTGCTGGACAAACAGCACCGCGTCGCGGCGGTGTTCCTGCGCGACCTGCTGGCTTCGGACCTGCTGCCCGTCGTCGAACGCCTGGTGGCCGAACCGGCCTGA